A region of Shewanella sp. Choline-02u-19 DNA encodes the following proteins:
- a CDS encoding S9 family peptidase has translation MKKFNKLTLLATAMATLLGTSMVTAAAEKTHDIIIDDFFDIGGMSSVTLSPNGKKALWLETRWDKELDKSQRDLWLLDTESGNSKRLTFTNESESSPQWSPDGQHIYFLGKVKQEAAKAPYNGKTQIFRIAGGDMQPMTKEVEGVSGFQLSHDGKSVYFLATKTVKDKDDWASMRADHSAPKYGHGERKTNPLYQLDLQHFKQQLLIDDDKVVWEFKVNEDGSKIARITTDDNELVRLEGWSDVEIFDTKTKTNNTLADTQWRDQAPSPYGWLLGLNWRENNNQLAFRIDFDGHPGKLFIANAKATEAPSLEVTRSGDVTLNSGDIKWRPNSDEICYRGADHARVKLFCTEIDGDEQGDTRTVINGDMVIGSYSFSQNGKRVAFSHNGLDHFADMFIADANRSRAKAERLSNINPQVESWKLPQISIVSWKAPDGSVVEGILDLPADYKKSDGPLPLVVQIHGGPTSATPYALQHRSYGRSTFTAKGWALLSPNYRGSTGYGDKFLTDLVGKEHDIEVNDIIAGVDQLISDGIVDGDKMAVMGWSNGGYLTNALISTTERFKAASSGAGVFDQRLQWMLEDTPGHVINFMEGLPWEKPEAYTQGSSLSHVDKIKTPTLIHIGENDQRVPAGHAQGLYRALKHYLNVPVELIVYPGEGHGLSKYQHRKAKMEWDQKWFEHYVLDKPIK, from the coding sequence ATGAAAAAATTCAACAAGCTAACCCTGCTTGCTACCGCAATGGCAACATTGCTCGGTACCAGTATGGTGACCGCTGCAGCAGAAAAAACGCACGACATTATTATCGATGACTTTTTTGATATTGGTGGAATGAGTTCAGTGACATTAAGCCCCAATGGTAAAAAAGCACTTTGGCTAGAGACCCGCTGGGACAAAGAACTGGATAAGAGCCAGCGAGATCTCTGGCTGCTGGACACTGAAAGTGGTAATTCTAAACGCCTCACATTCACCAATGAAAGTGAATCCAGCCCACAATGGAGTCCAGACGGGCAACATATCTACTTTCTCGGCAAGGTAAAACAAGAAGCGGCCAAAGCACCTTACAACGGCAAGACACAAATCTTCCGCATCGCTGGCGGTGACATGCAACCGATGACTAAAGAGGTCGAAGGCGTTAGCGGATTCCAGCTAAGCCATGATGGTAAGAGCGTGTATTTTTTAGCCACTAAAACAGTTAAAGATAAAGATGACTGGGCCTCGATGCGTGCAGACCACTCAGCCCCTAAATATGGCCATGGCGAACGTAAAACGAACCCGCTATACCAACTTGACCTGCAACACTTTAAGCAACAGCTATTAATCGATGACGATAAAGTGGTGTGGGAATTTAAAGTCAATGAAGATGGCAGCAAAATTGCCCGTATCACCACTGACGATAATGAGTTAGTTCGGTTAGAAGGTTGGTCTGATGTCGAGATATTCGATACCAAAACAAAAACCAATAACACCCTCGCCGATACGCAATGGCGCGACCAAGCCCCTTCACCTTACGGCTGGTTATTAGGCTTAAATTGGCGAGAAAACAATAACCAACTCGCCTTTAGAATCGATTTTGACGGCCATCCAGGTAAGCTCTTTATTGCCAATGCGAAAGCAACAGAAGCCCCATCGCTCGAAGTCACACGTAGCGGAGATGTCACCTTAAACTCAGGCGATATAAAATGGAGACCCAATAGTGATGAGATCTGCTATCGCGGCGCAGATCATGCTCGAGTAAAGCTATTCTGTACTGAAATTGACGGTGACGAACAGGGCGACACGCGCACGGTCATTAATGGCGATATGGTCATTGGCAGCTACAGCTTTAGCCAAAATGGTAAACGCGTTGCCTTTAGCCACAACGGTCTAGATCACTTTGCTGATATGTTTATTGCGGATGCCAATCGCAGTCGAGCCAAAGCAGAACGCCTGAGTAATATCAACCCACAAGTCGAGAGTTGGAAGCTCCCTCAAATATCCATCGTGAGCTGGAAAGCACCTGATGGCAGTGTTGTCGAAGGGATATTGGATTTGCCAGCCGACTATAAAAAGTCCGACGGTCCGTTACCATTAGTGGTGCAAATTCATGGTGGCCCAACATCAGCAACCCCCTATGCTTTACAGCATCGCTCTTATGGCCGTTCAACATTCACCGCCAAAGGTTGGGCATTACTGTCACCGAACTATCGCGGTTCTACCGGTTATGGTGATAAGTTCTTAACCGATTTAGTCGGTAAAGAACACGACATTGAGGTAAACGACATTATTGCAGGGGTCGATCAGCTTATTAGCGACGGTATTGTTGATGGCGACAAAATGGCAGTGATGGGCTGGAGTAACGGCGGTTACCTAACTAATGCCTTGATCAGCACCACTGAACGTTTTAAAGCAGCAAGCTCTGGTGCCGGTGTTTTTGATCAACGCCTGCAATGGATGCTTGAAGACACCCCTGGCCACGTAATCAACTTTATGGAAGGTCTGCCTTGGGAAAAACCTGAAGCCTACACCCAGGGTTCATCACTCAGCCATGTCGATAAAATCAAAACACCAACGCTTATCCATATAGGTGAAAATGACCAGCGAGTGCCAGCGGGTCATGCACAGGGGCTATATCGCGCTCTCAAGCATTATCTCAATGTACCAGTTGAGCTCATTGTTTATCCTGGCGAAGGCCATGGATTAAGCAAGTATCAACATCGTAAAGCCAAAATGGAGTGGGATCAGAAATGGTTCGAGCATTACGTACTCGACAAGCCCATTAAATAG
- a CDS encoding YSC84-related protein: MKHLFRKITGTLCLVASLAVAPQALAEDGYTQAKTTFQQANQTQKFFDSAYGYALFPTVGKGGIGIGAAYGKGRVYQGGNYQGDTSLTQVSFGFQLGGQAYSEVIFFKDKAAYTDFTSGSFEFGAQASAVAINIGANAQAGTTGNSVGAGKKAASASYINGMAVFTVAKGGLMFEAALAGQSFTFEEK, from the coding sequence ATGAAACACTTATTCAGAAAAATAACCGGCACTCTTTGCTTAGTTGCCAGTCTCGCCGTGGCGCCACAAGCCTTAGCAGAAGATGGCTATACTCAAGCTAAAACTACTTTCCAACAAGCCAATCAAACTCAAAAATTCTTCGATAGCGCATATGGTTACGCGCTTTTTCCGACCGTAGGTAAAGGCGGAATTGGTATAGGTGCCGCTTACGGTAAAGGACGCGTCTATCAAGGTGGCAACTATCAAGGCGATACCAGCCTAACCCAAGTTTCTTTCGGTTTTCAGCTCGGTGGCCAAGCTTACAGCGAAGTTATCTTTTTTAAAGATAAAGCAGCTTATACTGATTTCACTAGCGGCAGCTTTGAATTCGGCGCACAAGCCTCTGCCGTCGCGATTAACATTGGCGCCAATGCACAGGCAGGTACGACAGGAAATTCAGTAGGAGCAGGTAAAAAAGCAGCATCAGCATCTTATATCAACGGCATGGCTGTGTTTACTGTCGCCAAAGGTGGCTTAATGTTTGAAGCCGCATTAGCTGGACAGTCTTTTACTTTTGAAGAGAAATAG
- a CDS encoding molybdopterin-dependent oxidoreductase, translating to MDRRKFLTQAGAVSVAAATVGCGKMAQPTDSERSQDVSRFGHPIPAECQQDANGQWQLTKGVRTAYSRCFSCYNICGLRVRIDEASDKVLKVGGNPYCENNSGSPLPIAMAVKQSYIALAGEAGLENRATTCAKGASCADSVDDERRVTDVLKRDGQRGEGKWVTISYEQALKEILEGGDLFGEGHVEGLRSLRQLDKPVKPGFPEFGSAANHLFATYCAEDTLRGSFYARFMQQSWGTSNLGTKHAYCGAAQATGYSLGMASGFEEWLNDVDWDNVEYGLFMGTSPGSSGASLNRVGRGLADSRVDRKFKYVCVDPLLRTTVAADTNATWLAVKPGQDAAFSFGVIRTMLEEGWFNKTHLEGASEKAAKAAGELNFTNAGHLVIVDAKHPDYRRFAKAKDFGLGGDEALIINADTQEFVSVESGDKAELFVSKTVKDKSGRRVKLASSLYLLREETQRTSMKEYAAKSGIAIEDMRQVAKDLGRYGRKACVAGNGGTNSSDGFVMGWIWATLNTLVGSHDAKGGAIYGNGPIGGMEGRYDLANIDNGVSLDGVVNACRDGAYESSTEYKQKLAKGENPYPASTPWHEVLPAMNAAEQWTSHANNDPYQAKVLFNWRNNFLYSAASISQEVVASIADPKRLPLIIGIDCHMNETNRYADYFIPDRSMLEEYAADRMWGSHMLGVVAAAPLVTPRTVKNEAGQHVCMEQLLVDIALNMALPGFGKGAIDHEDGSKADLLCFEDWHAKYLANVASQCENLPTVTAEDRQWAGLDYAMKPLTPRLNPNEASEVEALLSRGGYYVADERYEGDFVKGAGAKCLQIYHEAVAQLRHAYSGEHYPGTITYHQHRFWNGDSWESHWPEADYPLLFSSYKATVRSNYAVAYKRIAEISPTNFVYMHEETAKAQNLTDGDTVRLVTANGKPAEGLLQTDFGVARGAVCVSHGFGHSKGFGGDDRVINGKKLAGLKERAGGVAINQMIPSDPTRKQNASMLNDYWTGANCRHGIPIRVEKA from the coding sequence ATGGACAGACGTAAATTTTTAACGCAAGCGGGCGCTGTTTCTGTGGCTGCTGCTACAGTGGGTTGTGGCAAGATGGCTCAACCTACAGATTCTGAACGCAGCCAAGATGTCAGTCGTTTTGGTCATCCGATCCCAGCAGAGTGCCAGCAAGATGCTAATGGGCAATGGCAACTCACTAAAGGTGTACGTACAGCATATTCTAGGTGTTTCAGTTGTTATAACATTTGTGGTCTTCGAGTGCGCATTGACGAAGCCAGTGACAAAGTGCTCAAAGTCGGTGGTAATCCATACTGTGAGAATAACTCTGGTTCTCCATTGCCGATAGCGATGGCTGTTAAGCAAAGTTATATTGCTTTAGCGGGTGAGGCTGGACTCGAAAACCGTGCCACTACCTGTGCTAAAGGAGCCAGTTGTGCCGACTCTGTTGATGACGAACGCCGTGTCACTGATGTGCTTAAGCGTGATGGTCAACGGGGTGAAGGTAAGTGGGTCACCATTAGTTATGAGCAAGCATTAAAAGAAATTTTAGAAGGCGGCGATCTCTTTGGTGAAGGCCATGTCGAAGGTTTACGCAGTTTACGTCAACTCGACAAACCGGTTAAGCCTGGTTTCCCTGAGTTTGGCAGTGCGGCGAACCACCTGTTTGCCACCTACTGCGCCGAAGATACCTTACGCGGCAGCTTCTACGCTCGCTTTATGCAACAGTCTTGGGGTACGAGTAACTTAGGCACTAAGCATGCTTACTGCGGTGCAGCTCAAGCGACGGGTTATAGCTTAGGCATGGCTTCAGGCTTTGAAGAATGGCTCAATGATGTTGATTGGGATAATGTCGAATATGGCTTGTTTATGGGCACCAGCCCTGGTTCTTCAGGTGCAAGCCTTAACCGCGTCGGTCGTGGACTTGCTGATAGTCGAGTCGATCGAAAGTTCAAATATGTGTGTGTTGATCCACTGCTCAGAACCACAGTAGCAGCCGATACCAATGCAACATGGTTAGCGGTTAAACCTGGACAAGATGCAGCGTTCTCTTTTGGTGTGATTCGTACCATGCTAGAAGAGGGTTGGTTTAATAAAACCCACCTTGAAGGCGCCAGCGAGAAAGCGGCTAAAGCTGCAGGCGAGCTTAACTTTACCAATGCGGGTCACTTAGTCATTGTTGATGCGAAGCACCCCGATTACCGCCGTTTTGCAAAGGCAAAAGACTTTGGTTTAGGTGGAGACGAAGCGCTGATTATTAATGCCGATACGCAAGAGTTCGTGTCTGTTGAATCAGGTGACAAGGCTGAGCTCTTTGTCAGTAAAACCGTTAAAGACAAATCGGGTCGTCGGGTTAAATTAGCGTCCTCGTTGTATTTGTTAAGAGAAGAAACACAACGTACCAGCATGAAAGAGTACGCCGCTAAGTCGGGTATTGCGATTGAAGATATGCGCCAAGTGGCAAAAGATTTAGGTCGTTACGGTCGTAAAGCCTGTGTTGCTGGTAATGGTGGCACAAATTCGTCTGACGGTTTCGTTATGGGCTGGATCTGGGCAACATTAAATACCCTAGTGGGCAGTCATGACGCTAAGGGTGGTGCTATTTACGGTAACGGGCCGATTGGTGGAATGGAAGGTCGCTATGATTTAGCCAATATCGACAATGGCGTGAGCTTGGACGGGGTGGTTAATGCCTGTCGTGATGGTGCTTATGAGTCATCGACTGAATATAAACAAAAACTCGCTAAAGGTGAAAACCCATACCCTGCTAGCACGCCGTGGCATGAGGTTCTGCCGGCAATGAATGCAGCAGAGCAGTGGACGAGTCATGCCAATAACGACCCGTATCAAGCTAAGGTCTTGTTTAACTGGCGTAATAACTTTCTTTATAGCGCAGCCTCTATTAGCCAAGAAGTGGTTGCAAGTATTGCTGACCCTAAACGTTTACCGTTAATTATTGGCATTGATTGCCACATGAATGAGACGAATCGTTACGCTGATTATTTTATTCCTGATCGCTCAATGCTAGAAGAGTATGCCGCAGACCGTATGTGGGGTTCGCATATGTTGGGCGTGGTTGCAGCAGCGCCATTAGTGACACCAAGAACCGTTAAAAACGAAGCGGGTCAACATGTTTGTATGGAGCAGTTGTTAGTCGATATCGCACTCAATATGGCGCTTCCCGGCTTTGGTAAAGGCGCGATTGATCATGAGGATGGCAGCAAGGCTGACTTGCTTTGTTTTGAAGATTGGCACGCTAAATATCTGGCAAATGTGGCATCACAATGCGAAAACTTGCCGACGGTTACGGCTGAAGATAGGCAATGGGCTGGACTTGATTATGCAATGAAGCCGTTGACGCCAAGACTCAACCCTAACGAGGCTAGTGAAGTTGAAGCACTGCTATCTCGTGGTGGCTACTATGTGGCAGATGAACGCTATGAAGGTGATTTTGTGAAGGGTGCAGGGGCAAAATGTCTGCAGATCTACCATGAAGCGGTTGCACAGCTACGTCATGCCTATTCTGGTGAGCATTACCCAGGCACTATTACCTATCATCAGCATCGATTCTGGAATGGCGATAGCTGGGAAAGTCACTGGCCAGAAGCTGACTATCCATTGCTGTTTTCAAGTTACAAAGCAACGGTGAGATCAAACTATGCAGTTGCCTACAAACGTATTGCTGAGATCAGCCCGACTAACTTTGTCTATATGCATGAAGAGACGGCAAAAGCCCAAAACTTAACCGACGGTGACACAGTGAGATTAGTGACCGCCAATGGCAAGCCTGCCGAGGGTTTATTGCAAACAGACTTTGGCGTGGCAAGAGGGGCGGTATGTGTGTCTCATGGCTTTGGTCATTCAAAGGGCTTTGGTGGTGACGATCGAGTGATTAATGGTAAAAAGTTGGCGGGCTTAAAAGAGCGTGCTGGCGGTGTCGCGATTAATCAAATGATCCCGTCCGATCCAACGCGTAAACAAAATGCCAGTATGCTCAATGATTATTGGACCGGTGCTAACTGCCGACACGGTATTCCAATTCGCGTTGAGAAAGCTTAA
- a CDS encoding 4Fe-4S dicluster domain-containing protein: MLDRRSILKMAAGGAMLTLIPSVQLQAKTPGKRLAMVFDVRRCTGCLSCTVSCAMENQTDTGRCRTRVNQAAIELDGGFATLAVPNQCNQCDNPPCVDVCPVEATYKRKEDGIVVIDHDECIHCQLCVDACPYGARRKDETLESPPEKCNFCIHRVSAGLLPACVETCIGEARNFGDLNDPNSKVSQLVRDNSVYAMLAGEGTKPNIFYIGLPEQPKDKQILSLNFLEWQR; the protein is encoded by the coding sequence ATGTTGGATAGACGCTCCATATTAAAAATGGCCGCTGGTGGTGCAATGTTAACGCTCATCCCAAGCGTTCAACTTCAAGCTAAAACCCCAGGTAAAAGATTGGCTATGGTGTTTGATGTTCGCCGTTGCACAGGGTGTCTATCTTGTACTGTGTCCTGTGCAATGGAAAACCAAACCGATACTGGCCGTTGTCGAACTCGTGTCAACCAAGCAGCAATTGAGCTGGACGGTGGCTTTGCGACTTTGGCGGTACCCAATCAATGTAATCAGTGTGATAACCCACCCTGCGTTGATGTTTGCCCAGTAGAAGCAACCTACAAACGTAAAGAGGATGGCATTGTGGTCATTGACCATGATGAGTGTATCCATTGCCAGTTATGTGTCGATGCTTGCCCATATGGGGCAAGACGCAAAGATGAAACGTTAGAATCACCTCCCGAGAAGTGTAACTTCTGTATTCATCGAGTCTCAGCAGGTTTACTACCTGCATGTGTTGAAACCTGCATTGGTGAAGCGCGTAATTTTGGCGACCTCAATGACCCGAACAGTAAAGTGTCGCAACTGGTTCGCGATAACTCGGTTTACGCCATGCTGGCGGGTGAGGGAACTAAGCCAAATATTTTCTATATTGGTTTACCTGAACAACCGAAAGACAAGCAGATCTTGTCACTTAATTTCCTTGAATGGCAACGCTAG
- a CDS encoding LysR family transcriptional regulator, whose product MNKIDQLNYNQLKVFIAIYEHGQSHQAANELGMTASGVSRTLKILRDIFKDSLFIRRCSGFVATEKTHQLIPMAKSLVEQYQKIEMQHSVFTPAESGGQFVIHAYDEFVYAVQKVVRDDILKEAPNLRFDVRVLTHDCSTELANGDMDFVVVYEGFNGKNLNYEMFSETDSLYILAKRAHPIFNQPLTLENLSRYSCLEIDNYDDLVCPLLVNLCREQDLCMEVEGYTDSLASAMRLLSETNAITLSCNQFTRQFVNMLPGIDYVKLPEDLAQKCRIRRRENREIGNYVLFGNTNHSAAFSWVKSKLICGLEREWRLASEA is encoded by the coding sequence ATGAACAAAATAGACCAACTAAATTATAATCAATTAAAAGTGTTTATTGCTATATATGAACATGGACAAAGCCATCAAGCCGCAAATGAATTGGGCATGACGGCTTCTGGTGTGAGTAGAACCTTGAAAATATTGAGAGATATCTTTAAAGACTCTCTTTTTATAAGACGCTGCTCTGGCTTTGTGGCTACCGAGAAAACTCATCAACTTATCCCAATGGCAAAAAGCCTGGTTGAACAGTACCAAAAAATAGAGATGCAACATTCAGTATTCACCCCAGCAGAGTCAGGTGGGCAGTTTGTTATTCATGCCTACGATGAGTTTGTCTATGCAGTACAAAAAGTGGTTCGCGACGACATTTTGAAAGAAGCACCTAACTTAAGGTTTGATGTCAGAGTATTAACCCACGACTGCTCTACAGAACTTGCCAATGGCGATATGGATTTTGTGGTCGTATACGAAGGGTTTAATGGCAAAAACCTCAACTACGAAATGTTTTCAGAAACTGACAGCCTCTATATTTTAGCTAAACGTGCGCACCCCATTTTCAATCAGCCGCTCACGCTTGAAAACCTCTCTCGTTATTCCTGTTTAGAGATTGATAATTACGACGACCTTGTTTGCCCGCTGTTAGTTAATTTATGCCGTGAACAAGACTTATGCATGGAGGTCGAGGGCTATACCGACAGTCTAGCCTCCGCAATGCGACTGCTAAGTGAAACCAATGCCATCACGCTGAGCTGTAACCAATTTACGCGTCAATTCGTCAATATGTTACCCGGCATTGACTATGTCAAATTGCCTGAAGATCTGGCACAGAAATGTCGAATACGTCGCCGTGAAAATCGTGAAATTGGCAACTATGTACTATTTGGCAATACCAATCATTCGGCCGCATTCAGTTGGGTAAAATCTAAATTAATTTGTGGGCTAGAAAGAGAGTGGCGTTTAGCAAGTGAAGCCTAG
- a CDS encoding molybdopterin-dependent oxidoreductase, with protein MKINRRTFLQGVGASSVVGSLSGLMPGIASATEQRGGAPDKLLKREGEIKYHTCQRNCADRCLLKCTVQNGRFTYVEGASEMKKMGTSPCVKGHAYVQYTYAADRILHPMERAGEKGEGKWRRISWDEAYEKISSRLKTIIKEHGSDSILPYSYSGHEGVIGKYGGPSRFFNAVGARKLDRKVCVFAAYEGLKSVTGTYQGPDPYDNIYTNCYISWGQNETATNVHGIKFINQARDKGAKLLVVNPMRTPIASQADIWLQPKPSTDTHLAAGIMKYLIENNLADLKFIEANTLGYQDLLKRLDEMSYDEIEKVTGVPREKMFKFAKVYGESELSVLRLGYGMQRNYNGARMSRAIAMMHAVAGQFGKIGNGFVYDNTQADDSLNYSKGRADHIHPHGDTVGHVNMTEIAKALHPTNPTGYGKPIKPIKAVINYNGNFVSVAPDSNACRRGVMRDDLFLVVHDFLMTDTAELADIIVPSTTQFEFPDMGTDYNCYHMQTSEKVIEPLGESKDNWVFFKELAAHMGLDHHPEMRVDYEQILRDFLDTEEPAFKHNNITYEQIIKEKFVTVYEQRPYFGDGKYKTDSGKIEFHSQMMIDAGYHPVIDFGLPEDEMIPEEKNLPFRMLSPAIPQRANSAFYNVKYIRNFPAYFAKINTEDAKALGIKNNDTVRLSNHRGEAFFTAQVSGQVGRGTVMAPKNNWRRMDPQGRASCTNNLTTDKLTDMGGCSAYHSTNVALEKA; from the coding sequence ATGAAGATTAACAGACGCACCTTCCTGCAGGGAGTCGGAGCCAGCTCCGTTGTAGGCTCTCTGTCAGGCTTGATGCCCGGCATTGCCAGCGCTACGGAACAACGTGGCGGCGCACCAGACAAATTACTCAAGCGCGAAGGTGAGATCAAATATCACACTTGCCAACGTAACTGTGCTGACCGTTGCTTACTTAAATGTACCGTACAAAATGGCCGTTTTACCTATGTCGAAGGTGCTTCAGAGATGAAGAAAATGGGCACCTCACCTTGTGTAAAGGGCCATGCCTATGTGCAGTACACTTACGCTGCCGACCGTATCTTACACCCAATGGAACGTGCGGGTGAAAAGGGCGAAGGCAAGTGGCGTCGTATTTCATGGGATGAAGCCTATGAAAAAATTAGCTCTCGCCTGAAGACAATTATTAAAGAGCACGGTTCGGATTCGATCCTGCCATACAGCTACTCTGGTCACGAAGGCGTTATCGGTAAATACGGCGGACCAAGCCGCTTCTTCAATGCCGTTGGTGCACGTAAGCTCGACCGTAAGGTGTGTGTATTTGCCGCCTATGAAGGTCTTAAATCTGTGACAGGTACTTACCAAGGTCCAGATCCATACGACAACATCTACACCAACTGTTATATCTCTTGGGGTCAGAACGAGACGGCAACCAACGTTCACGGTATTAAGTTCATCAACCAGGCACGCGATAAGGGTGCCAAGCTGTTAGTTGTGAACCCGATGCGTACGCCGATTGCGTCACAAGCTGATATCTGGCTACAACCAAAGCCAAGTACCGATACCCATCTTGCTGCCGGTATCATGAAATACTTGATCGAAAATAACTTAGCCGATCTTAAGTTTATCGAAGCTAATACTCTGGGTTACCAAGACCTGCTAAAACGTCTCGACGAAATGAGTTACGACGAAATAGAGAAGGTTACAGGTGTACCAAGAGAGAAGATGTTCAAGTTTGCCAAGGTCTACGGTGAGTCTGAGCTATCGGTATTACGTCTAGGTTACGGTATGCAGCGTAACTACAACGGCGCTCGTATGTCTCGCGCTATCGCGATGATGCACGCTGTTGCGGGTCAATTCGGTAAGATTGGTAATGGTTTTGTTTACGATAACACCCAAGCCGATGACAGCCTGAACTACTCTAAGGGTCGTGCGGATCATATCCATCCCCATGGTGACACGGTAGGCCATGTCAACATGACGGAAATCGCCAAGGCGCTTCACCCGACTAATCCGACTGGCTATGGCAAACCCATCAAGCCTATTAAAGCTGTGATTAACTACAATGGTAACTTCGTTTCAGTAGCGCCAGATTCCAATGCCTGTCGCCGCGGTGTTATGCGTGATGATCTGTTCTTAGTCGTCCATGATTTCTTGATGACTGATACTGCAGAACTTGCCGATATTATTGTGCCATCAACCACGCAGTTCGAGTTCCCAGATATGGGTACTGATTACAACTGTTACCACATGCAAACTTCTGAGAAAGTGATTGAGCCTTTAGGTGAATCTAAAGATAACTGGGTCTTCTTCAAAGAGTTAGCCGCTCATATGGGACTGGATCACCATCCAGAGATGCGCGTCGATTATGAACAAATTCTGCGTGACTTCTTAGACACTGAAGAACCTGCGTTCAAACACAACAACATCACCTACGAACAGATCATCAAAGAGAAGTTTGTCACAGTCTACGAGCAACGTCCCTATTTTGGTGACGGCAAGTATAAGACTGACAGTGGCAAGATTGAATTCCATTCTCAGATGATGATTGATGCCGGCTACCACCCAGTGATTGACTTCGGTTTGCCTGAAGATGAGATGATCCCTGAAGAGAAGAACTTGCCATTCCGCATGTTATCTCCTGCGATCCCTCAACGTGCAAACAGCGCCTTCTATAACGTGAAGTATATTCGTAACTTCCCGGCGTATTTTGCCAAGATTAATACCGAAGACGCTAAAGCGTTAGGCATTAAGAATAACGACACAGTCCGACTCAGCAACCACCGTGGCGAAGCTTTCTTCACCGCACAGGTTTCAGGTCAGGTTGGCCGCGGCACCGTAATGGCGCCCAAGAACAACTGGCGCCGTATGGACCCTCAGGGCAGAGCTAGTTGTACCAACAACCTCACTACCGACAAGTTAACCGATATGGGCGGCTGTTCAGCCTACCATTCGACTAATGTCGCGTTAGAAAAAGCCTAA
- a CDS encoding 4Fe-4S dicluster domain-containing protein, with the protein MSINQKVGFVFRQENCVGCGACTVACQIHNELPENHRFRKVDRYEVEREDGAIDVWLSHSCMHCENPACLMVCPTKAYHVRDDGIVVLDREKCTGCGLCVSACPYSAVNIREDDGKADKCNMCVELLDRGMAPACVAGCPVECIQVGNIDEVLKKPSASKEGVGYGDCITKPNMVIIKERA; encoded by the coding sequence ATGTCTATTAATCAAAAAGTGGGCTTTGTCTTCAGACAAGAGAACTGTGTCGGTTGTGGTGCCTGCACCGTGGCTTGCCAAATTCATAATGAACTACCAGAGAACCATCGTTTCCGCAAAGTCGACCGCTATGAAGTAGAACGTGAAGACGGCGCGATTGATGTGTGGTTATCTCACTCTTGCATGCACTGTGAAAACCCTGCCTGCCTAATGGTTTGCCCGACTAAGGCCTACCATGTCAGAGATGACGGTATCGTGGTGCTAGATCGTGAGAAATGTACTGGTTGTGGCCTATGTGTCAGCGCCTGTCCATACTCTGCGGTCAACATTCGTGAAGACGATGGTAAGGCTGACAAATGCAACATGTGTGTCGAACTACTAGACCGTGGCATGGCACCCGCCTGCGTTGCTGGCTGTCCAGTTGAATGTATCCAAGTCGGTAACATCGATGAAGTGTTAAAGAAACCATCTGCCAGTAAAGAAGGTGTCGGTTACGGCGATTGCATCACGAAACCAAACATGGTGATTATTAAGGAACGCGCATAA
- a CDS encoding TorD/DmsD family molecular chaperone — MTMQYGPMATAYFAYKSMIFAPSGTEALTGMIAYLEANRPDSALLTEAKKFVDDSSELEFDFNRMCIGPYKLLVAPYEGVYRSGNHVMNTDETVRVAEFYQEIGLVIDDKFNEPADFIGNELEFLYCVHALASEQKAANNIDAFEELTAIGDEFITKHLGTWITPFCEGIKSHAQQAFWREFATELHLLITQQMQ, encoded by the coding sequence ATGACAATGCAATATGGTCCGATGGCAACAGCATATTTTGCCTATAAATCGATGATCTTCGCGCCCTCTGGGACAGAGGCGTTAACCGGCATGATCGCATATCTCGAAGCGAATCGTCCCGATAGCGCTTTGCTCACAGAAGCAAAGAAATTTGTCGATGACTCATCGGAATTGGAGTTTGACTTCAACCGCATGTGTATCGGGCCATATAAGCTGTTGGTTGCTCCCTACGAGGGCGTTTATCGCAGCGGCAACCATGTCATGAATACAGACGAAACGGTCAGAGTTGCCGAGTTTTATCAAGAGATTGGCTTGGTCATTGACGATAAATTCAATGAACCTGCCGACTTTATCGGTAACGAACTGGAGTTTCTCTACTGTGTTCACGCGTTAGCGAGTGAGCAGAAAGCAGCCAATAATATCGACGCCTTCGAGGAACTCACAGCCATTGGCGACGAGTTTATCACTAAGCACCTTGGCACTTGGATCACGCCCTTCTGTGAAGGGATAAAGAGCCATGCCCAGCAAGCTTTTTGGCGCGAGTTTGCGACTGAACTGCACCTTTTGATCACCCAACAAATGCAGTGA